DNA from Leptospira mayottensis 200901116:
ATGAAGAATGGAACCGGAAATATAAAAATAGAATACGAAAGGGAAAATACCCGAAATCAAAACGGCAGTTAAAGAAAAACGGACCGCATCCGAAATTTTTAAATCATAAATAAACTGAATCCCTTTTGAAACAACCGCAACATAATAACCGATCAAAAAAAGAAGAATCGAAAAATAACCGATTCCTCCGGTCAGGCCAACCTCGTGGAATAAAATGGAAATAGGAGTAAAAAAAATAAAAACCGTCATTCCAAAACGACATAGATTGTAAGAATAATGAACGTTACCCGTTCTCTGTTTTCTCTGCGCGTAAAAATCAATCACAGCCCCTAAGATCATGGGAAGAATGGAAATCATGGATAGGTTTGCAAAAAACGCAAGTCCGATCATTCCCATAGAATTACCCGTGTAAGGAGGAGAAAGATAAGTAGCACCGACGGAGATACTCAACGCACTCGGAATTAATACGATCCAAGAATAAAAATTCAAATTTTTTTCGGAAAGATTCGCGAGTGCCGTTTCCAATCGAATCGGCTCATAAATAGCGGCTTCTAACAATCCTAGTATAGAATTAAATAAATCTTTCAATGAGATCCCTACCTGATAGCCTGAGGAAGAATTACGAGTACGGGTGAATTTTTAAATTCTCTGAAGAAAATTTTTTCGCTCGAAAAAGAATTCATCTTGGATCCTAACATCATAAACAATCTGTCAAACGGAGACTCGTCCTCTTCATAAAGAGGAATCTCTCCGTCGTACTGACAGAGCCTGGACAATTCCTCCAAGGCTTCCTTTCTTCCGCCGATTTCGTCCACGAGTTTATTTCTAAACGCGTCTTGTCCGGAATAGATTCTTCCTTCCGCTAAGTTTTGAACCGACTTCACGGTTTGGTTTCTTCCTTTCGCAACGTCTTGAATGAATTCATTATACGTATCGGAAAGCATTTTCTGAATCATCTCGTCTTCTTCCGGCGTGGAGTCTCGAAATAAAGATAAGGAATCCTTATACTTTCCTTCCTTATACGTCCTCACCTTCACTCCATAACGATCCAAAAGCCCTTTGATATTCGGAGCCATCGCAATTACCCCTATCGATCCTGTGATCGTCCCGGAGAGAGCAAAAATTTTATCTGCCGAAGAAGCGATATAATATCCTCCGGAAGCGGCCATATCTTTCATGGACACTACGATCTTCCTTGTTTTTCGTAGTCGCATCAACTCGTTATAAACTTCCTGCGAGGCACCGACGGTTCCTCCAGGCGAGTTTATTTCGATTAAGATTCCTTTAATATTCGGGTTTTGTTCTATATCTCTCAACTTTTGAAGAATACTTTCGGACCCTGTAGATTCAAAGGTAGAATGTCCTGAATGAATCTCGCCTTCGACCTTGATCAGCGCCGCACCAATCGGGGCCGTACGGAAAAAGGTTCCTCCTGTGACTCGAGAATATTTCGAAGTCGTAGTCGATAAAGAGATATTCACAAGTCCGATCAATACGGACAAAGTGGCTAATACGAATGTAATTGCTAATGCTAAACGGTTTCTTTCCACTCTTGAAATCAGATTCTTCCCTCTAAGTGGTGTCAAATGAAATAAGAAAGTATTAGGAATAGTATCCGTAAGCGCAAAGAGTAATAATCGTGCTTTTTAGAAGAAGTTTCCACATTTCTGAACCAGGTAAGAACTGCAAATACTTCGAATTTTACGGGAACTTCCACATTTTTCGAATCACAAACAAATGGGTTTTGAATCTGATTGAATTTTATAGGAGAATCCGCCTTTCTTTGGAGTTGTAACCTTCTATATGACATAAGGTTCCGA
Protein-coding regions in this window:
- the sppA gene encoding signal peptide peptidase SppA, with the protein product MERNRLALAITFVLATLSVLIGLVNISLSTTTSKYSRVTGGTFFRTAPIGAALIKVEGEIHSGHSTFESTGSESILQKLRDIEQNPNIKGILIEINSPGGTVGASQEVYNELMRLRKTRKIVVSMKDMAASGGYYIASSADKIFALSGTITGSIGVIAMAPNIKGLLDRYGVKVRTYKEGKYKDSLSLFRDSTPEEDEMIQKMLSDTYNEFIQDVAKGRNQTVKSVQNLAEGRIYSGQDAFRNKLVDEIGGRKEALEELSRLCQYDGEIPLYEEDESPFDRLFMMLGSKMNSFSSEKIFFREFKNSPVLVILPQAIR